The Arachis hypogaea cultivar Tifrunner chromosome 16, arahy.Tifrunner.gnm2.J5K5, whole genome shotgun sequence genome contains a region encoding:
- the LOC112755177 gene encoding cytochrome P450 82A4-like yields the protein MDLTQNSQTVVAIGLFCVIITTLCCFFFFHRSKASQTRRREPPMVDGAWPLLGHLPLLSGSKATHHLFGSIADKYGPLFTIKIGHPRVLVINNSETAKECFTTNDLAVSYRPNLVAVETMTYNHAMFGFAPYGPYWREIRKIVTLGFLSNYQIDLLSHVRVSEVQTSIKELFNVWTRKKDSSDFSQVELKQWFHELAFNTALRIVAGNRYFGETAVVNEEEAQRCLKALREFMRLIGTFTVGDAVPFLRWFDFGGVETAMKENVKQLDGVVSGWIQEHRQNRVTGKTNNEGDKDFIDVMLSLIDGTTIQGFDCDTIIKATTMALILGATDTSSVTNIWAICLLLNNPRTLEKLREEMDIHVGKERCINESDINKLVYLQAVVKETLRLYPPSPLSGIREFREDCTLGGYHVRKGTRLLTNIWKIQVDPSIWEDPLEFKPERFLTTHKDVDAKGNHFEYIPFGSGRRICPGISFGLRSAHLTLASFLHSFEISKLSNEPVDMTSVVEITNIKVTPLKVLIKPRLPPNLYYKAM from the exons ATGGATTTGACTCAAAATTCCCAAACCGTAGTTGCAATTGGACTCTTTTGTGTGATCATCACCACgctttgctgcttcttcttttttcatcGCTCCAAAGCTTCTCAAACGAGAAGAAGAGAACCCCCTATGGTTGACGGTGCATGGCCTTTACTCGGTCACCTCCCATTACTGAGCGGTTCCAAAGCAACTCACCATCTCTTCGGTTCCATCGCTGACAAGTACGGACCCCTTTTCACCATCAAAATCGGTCACCCCCGAGTACTAGTCATCAACAACTCAGAAACCGCAAAAGAGTGTTTCACCACAAACGATTTGGCCGTGTCATATCGTCCCAATCTCGTTGCCGTTGAAACCATGACATACAACCACGCCATGTTTGGGTTCGCACCTTACGGTCCCTATTGGCGCGAGATTCGGAAAATCGTCACTCTAGGGTTCCTTTCAAATTACCAAATTGACCTTCTCAGTCATGTCCGCGTCTCTGAAGTCCAGACATCGATTAAAGAGCTCTTCAATGTTTGGACGCGGAAGAAGGACAGTTCTGACTTTTCACAAGTGGAATTGAAGCAATGGTTCCATGAGTTAGCTTTCAATACGGCTCTCAGAATCGTAGCTGGGAATCGGTATTTTGGGGAAACTGCTGTGGTTAATGAGGAAGAAGCACAGAGATGTTTGAAAGCGTTAAGGGAATTCATGAGGCTGATTGGAACGTTCACTGTTGGAGATGCTGTTCCTTTTTTGAGGTGGTTTGATTTTGGAGGCGTTGAGACAGCCATGAAAGAGAATGTGAAGCAATTGGATGGTGTGGTGAGTGGGTGGATACAAGAGCATCGGCAGAATAGGGTTACAGGTAAAACAAATAATGAAGGTGATAAGGATTTCATAGATGTCATGCTTTCTTTGATTGATGGAACAACAATTCAAGGGTTTGATTGTGATACCATCATTAAAGCAACAACAATG GCATTAATTTTGGGAGCAACCGACACTAGCAGTGTTACTAATATATGGGCAATATGTTTGTTACTGAACAATCCTCGTACCTTGGAAAAACTAAGAGAAGAAATGGACATTCATGTTGGAAAAGAAAGGTGCATAAACGAGTCAGACATAAACAAGTTGGTGTACCTTCAAGCTGTGGTTAAGGAGACACTAAGGTTGTATCCACCTTCTCCTCTCTCAGGAATCCGCGAATTTAGAGAAGATTGCACCCTTGGTGGCTACCATGTGAGGAAGGGAACTCGACTACTAACAAATATTTGGAAGATCCAAGTAGACCCAAGCATTTGGGAAGATCCATTGGAGTTCAAGCCAGAGAGGTTCCTCACTACTCATAAGGATGTTGATGCAAAAGGGAACCATTTTGAGTATATACCTTTTGGGAGTGGTAGAAGGATATGTCCTGGAATATCATTTGGCCTGCGAAGTGCACATTTGACTCTAGCAAGCTTTCTTCACTCTTTTGAAATCTCAAAATTATCCAATGAGCCTGTTGATATGACTTCAGTGGTTGAGATAACCAACATCAAAGTTACTCCATTGAAGGTTCTTATCAAACCGCGTTTACCTCCCAATCTTTATTATAAAGCCATGTGA